In Chloroflexota bacterium, the genomic window CACCCAAAGAGAGACGCTGTACAAGATGATTGACCGCCGGGTGGATGATATGATAAAGCAAGGGCTGGTGGAAGAAGTGAAAGGTCTGTTGAAGAGGGGTTACGGATTTGACTTATCGGCTATGTCCAGTGTAGGTTACAAGGAAATTGGCCAGGTCCTCCGGGGGGAATTGGATATGCTCACCGCCATCCAGAAGATAAAGTTTCAAACTCATCGTTTTGCCCGTCACCAGTACGCCTGGTTCCGTCTGCCCGATCCCCGAATTCACTGGTTCGACATACAGGATGACCTTGAGAGGAACGTCCTCCACTTCATCAGGGAAAAAGTGACAATGCCATGAACAAGAGAGCCATCACAACAATCGTCATCCTCCTTGTTCTAGCCTCCCTTGTCCTGACAGCTTGCCGCCAGGCCTCTCCAGAGGCTATCAACCTCAATGGGTTCAACGTCATCCTCAGCAAACCCAATGTCGAATTCCCCGACTCTATCACCTTTGACATCGATGTAGCAGCTAAAGCAGATATTTCCAGGATAACCTTTCAGTATCAGGTACAAAAATTGAGCGTGTTCCCGGTTACCAGCGTTGCCTTTCCACCATTTACATCAACGTCCAGAGTGAAAACGAGCTGGAAATGGGATATGACTCAAACCGGTGGATTGCCTCCCGGCACCGACCTGACCTACTGGTGGGCAATCGAAGATGCCGAGGGAAACACTGCTCAAACCCCTGTAAGCACCCTCAGCTTCGATGACCAGCGCCACTCGTGGCAAAGCTCATCCGAGAACGGGATAACCCTGCTCTGGTATCAAGGTAACGATTCCTTTGTGCAACAACTGATGACTGCAGCTAAAGGAGCGCTGGATAGACTGGCTGAAGATACCGGCGCTCGGCCAGAAGACAAGGTCAGCATATATATCTATGCCAGCACCCAGGATCTGCAGGATGCTATGCTTTATCCCAACGAATGGACGGGGGGGGTCGCTTATAGCGAATACCACACTATAGCCATCGGCATCTCTCCGGACAACCTGGACTGGGGGAAAGGGGCCATGGCTCATGAACTGGCTCACCTCGTAGTCCATCAGGTTACCTTCAGTGGCTACGGTATTGAACTGCCCACCTGGCTCGACGAAGGGCTCGCTATGTATGCCGAAGGTAGTCTAGTCTCTGATATGGCAAGCGTATTGAAGAGTGCCATCACTCAAAACAAGCTCATCTCAGCCAGGAGTCTCTGCAGTCCTTTCCCTGCCGAGGCCGATGCAGCTATCCTGGCTTATGCCGAAAGCTACAGCCTGGTCAAATATCTCCTTGAACAACACGGCGGCCAAGCCAAAATGCTGGAACTGCTGAACGCCTTCAAGCAAGGTAGTGGTTATAACGAATCCCTGGATCGCGTATATGGCCTTGATATTGACAAACTGAATGACCTGTGGAGCACGTATATCAGACTGCACCCTGTCGTCACTTGAGGAAATAGCGAATGCATAAGTCTACTCGGCGGTCAATCCTGCTGATACTGATTGCTTTCCTCTGTCTCAGTAGCGGCTGTGTTTCGCTGACACAGATTCAGTCTCAGCCTGTCTCCATCCCTCAGACCGATACTCTAACCCTTTATGACGCCAGTCCTCTGACACTCGACCCGGCAATCTCACAGGACACAGGTTCGCACACCTACATCATGCAGATCTTCAGCGGGCTGGTATCCCTCGACCAGGATATGAAGGTAGTGCCGGACATAGCCGAAAGGTGGGAGACAGAGACCACCGCCAATGGCACCACCTACACCTTCTACCTCCGTCAAGATGTGAAGTTTCACGACGGCCGGGAGGTCACCGCTGCAGACTTCAAGTATTCCTGGGAGAGGGCCTGCCGCCCCGGGACCGGGTCTCCCACTGCCATTACCTACCTCAATGACATCGTCGGTGTAAAAGAGATGCTGGCCGGCACCGCAGACAAAATTGAGGGCGTTCAGGTTGTTGACGACTACACTCTTCGAGTCACCATTGACCAGCCCAAGGCCTATTTCCTGGCTAAATTGACCTACCCTGTGGCCTTTGTAGTAGACAAGGCTAATGTAGAATCAGGCCAGGAGTGGTGGCGCAAACCCAACGGCACAGGGCCTTTCAAACTTGAAGGCTGGACACAAGGCGAACTCCTGCTCCTGGAGCGTAATGATCTCTACTATCGGGACAAAGCCAGGGTAGGTCATGTTGCCTTCCTGCTCTCGGGATCATCTATGCAGATGTATGAGAATGGCGAAATCGACGTGACTGGGGTCTACCTGTCGGACCTGGAACGTGTTATGGATGAGGCCAATACCTTGCATGAAGAACTGACGGTGTTTCCGGAACTGAGCCTGACCTACATCGGGTTCGATACGACGAAGCCCCCCTTCGATAATCCAAAGGTACGCCAAGCCTTCTGCTCCGCTGTGGACAAGGCAAGAGTAGTAAGCCAGGTGCTCAAGGACTCGGTAAGCCCGGCATACGGGATTTTGCCCCCTGGCATGCCTGGTTATGATGAGCATTTTGAGGGGCTGAGCTACGATTTGGAAAAGGCAAAAAGCCTGCTGGTAGAGGCAGGGTACGGTAATGGCACTGACCTGCCTGTAATCATCTTTAATGTTCCCGGTGAGGGCGGCTATGTCTCAACCTCACTCACCGCTATCTTGTACGAGTGGGAGCAGAACCTGGGCGTAGAAATACAGATCAGACAGCTGGAATCCAACGCCTACTACTACCGCCTCGATGAGGAGAAGGATGAAGCCTTTTTCTTCGGCTGGGTGGCCGACTACGCCGACCCCCAGAACTTTTTAGAGATACTCTTCCGTACCGGGACTGCCAACAACATGGGCCAATACAGTAACCCCGGGGTTGACAGCCTGCTGGAACAGGCAGCGATAGAGCAGGACAGCAACAAGCGCCTTGATCTATACAAACAGGCCGAAGAGAAGATGGTCAGCGATGCTGCCTGCCTGCCCCTCTGGTTCGGCAAAAACTACGTACTGGTCAAACCGTATGTAACAGGCTACAGTCTCAGCCCGCTCGGTATTCCCCTGCTCGTCAATGTGTCAGTTGACAAATAGGGCAGCCTGCCGGAGCGCGCCATAGAGATTGGGGGCTGCACCTGCAGAGGAACTTTGCTGCTGGCGGAGGGGGTGGGATTCGAACCCACGCTCACCATAAGGCGAGAACGGTTTTCAAGACCGTCTCCATAAACCGCTCGGACACCCCTCCCCTTCGGTTATGTATGATAGCATAACCATCTCCTATGTATCTAGTGTCATGACAGGCGTTCAAGTGACAATAACATCTCATCTGGGGATTTGGTCCATTGAAACCGCTTGCCTTCCCGATTGAACTTCTCGACAAAAGCCAGAAGCCTGGCCACCAGGTCTGACTTAGAGGGAAAGATGCCGCGGGCCACCACTTTGGTTTGCACCAGGCTGAAGAAAAGCTCCACCAGGTTGAGCCACGAAGAATAAGTGGGCACGAAATGGAAGAAGACCTGATGATGGGACTCCATCCATAGCTGGACCTTCTTGGATTTGTGGCTGCTCACGTTGTGCAGCACCACGTGGATGGTCTCCTGTCGATAGTGCTTGACCACCCCATTCAAGAACCGCAGGAAGTCTTCCGAGCGATGTCGGTCCTGGCATCTGGCCTGCACCTGGGCAGCAGCCACCTCCAGGGCGGCAAATAGTTGAGTGGTGCCGTTGCGCTTGTCCTTCCCTGAGGAAGGATGGGTGCGCCGCGCTATCTGGTCTGGGCGCCTGAGCAAGGCAGGCTGTGTTCGGTCCAAGGCCTGAACCTGTGTCTTCTCGTCCACGCACAGGACCACCGCATTCTCTGGGGGAGCGGCATAAAGCCCAATCACATCCATCAGCTTCACTCGAAACTCCGGGTCGTTGGAGCGGGTGAAGGTACCCAACCGGTGGGGGCGCAGGTACGCCTCCCGCAATATCGCCCTCACAGTCTCACGGCCCACACCTGTGGCTTTGGCCAGGGTGCGAATACTCCAATGCGTCTCGCCTTCCGGAACCCCCGTGCACGCTATCTCCACTACCCTGCGCCGGTCTTCCGCTGTGTATTTGATAGGCGTCCGCTTCTTGGCACGGTTCCTGAGCCCCGCCATGCGCTCCAGCGCGAAGCGATTACGCCATAACGCCACACTGTGGGATGATAGGCCAACCTCCTCGGCAATTGCCTTGTTCTCCTTCCCTGCGGACGCCAGGAGCACGACCCGTGCCCTCATCACCTCACGCTGGGTGGCTGTGCGAGCCTTCAGTCTACGCTCAAGCAAGTTACGCTCCCGGGCAGTCAACAGAATGGCAACAGCTCGTTTGCTCATGCCACACAGCATAGCAGACTCACGGCCTTATGGCAAGGCAATCGCCTGTCAGAACACTAGTCTGCATAGACACACCGCGCCCCGTACGGTGATATCTTTCATGATTCAACGGGCCATCGTTCAGGCACCTTGTTAAATGAGTTGACACGGTCTTCATTGTCGATTGGAGTTTGACTGGTAACGCTTCTTGCAATCCTGAACGAAGCGAGGATTCTGGGGAACTGTCTGCCATAGTCTGGTAGGGATAACTGAGCACCGTGATTACTTAGCAGTGTCAATCAAACGATAGCCCATACTCCCTAATCCCAGTCTCTCGGCCACTCTCAGTTGCACCAGACTATCTACGTTATGCAGCCTGCCCATCTTATCGGGTGGTCTCAGAGACATAAGAGTATGGGACAGAGGGACCTCATCTATCAGGTCCAGGGAGGCCTTGTCTATACTTATTGGGTCTAAGGAGGCGAGTATACCTATATCTGAAATCAGTGCTTTACCTGCAGGTACAGCACAATCACAGCATGGGGTGACATCCTGGATAAAGTTCAGAAAGCCTATTCTACCCCTGAATCTGCGCATTACAGCCGAAGCAGCATGGGCCAGATATACCTGGAACCTCTCCTTGTTAGTCCGCTCCCAGAAGAAAGCGCCCGAATCGCATCCAAAAAGGCAGGTGCTACAGTAGATGCACTTCCCAGGGTCTCGCCTTGGCTTACCTTCATGCATGTTCAAGGCTTCCGATGGACACACGGCGATGCAAGCCTCACATCCACCACACTTGGACTCGTCAAACAAGACAGGATTTACCCTGTGCTGATCTTTCTTCGCCTCCTTAGTAACACAGCCCATGCCAAGATTCTTCACTGCTGCACCAAAGCCAGTGATCATATGACCTTTCGCATGAGACAAGACCAGCAGGAAATCAGCATCATAAATCTTAGCCGCTATCTTAACTTCTCTTAATTCACAGCCTTCAATAGCATCACCCACTGAAGCAGGAATACCATCGTACCCATCGCTATCGGCTATGACTATGGGTGCCCCAACGCTTTCCTCAACGTAGCCGTTAGACGCTGCCGTTGACAGGTATTTCCTTTTGTTATCTCTCCCTCCGGGGTAAAGAGCTACAGTATCGGTCACAAATGGCTTTCCGCCTTTCTTCTTCACCAGGTCCACCACCTTCCGCACGAAGATCGGCCTGATGTAGCTTACATTCCCCAGCTCTCCCATGTGCAGCTTTATGGCTACCGAGCTACCTCCTGGAATATGTTCAATAACCCCTGATTCCCTGCAGAGGTCTTTCATTCCCGATAGAATGCTCTTCCCCCTGGCATAATCAAAAAAGAATACCTCTGACATTCCTCACTCCTCAGAAGTACTCAGCCCTTTCCAGGCCTCCTGAACTTCAGCATAGACCTGGCTGATAGGCACGTTGTGCATTTTCGCTGCCTTCATGCAGTCCTCATACTCCGGAACCATGCTGATTGCAGCGTCACCTCTATGAGCCACCTTCACCCGAATCTCGCCATACCTGGTCTTGATAAGTCTGGAGTAACGGGGCAAAGATAGACGCCGCGTTTCGCTCACCCTCACTCCTAAAGTAGTGCTCTCTGCGAAGATAACTTCGAGCTGCTTCTCAACACCCCCGCCAGCAGCCACCACCGAGAGCATTGTTCCCGGGCGGTTCTTTTTCATCTGCACTGGAGTGAGGAACACGTCCAGAGCCCCAGTCTGCATAAGCCTCTCCATAATGTGATCATAGAACTGCGGATTCATATCATCGATATTCGTCTCCAGCACCGTAACCAGCTCAACCATGTAATCCTCAACTTGCTCTGTAGTCTGTCCAACAAAGATGCGCAGAACATTAGGCACATCCAAATCCATTTTGCCAGCCCCGTAGCCCACCCCTTCTACTCTCAGGGCAGGCATAGCACCAAAATCGGTGGCTATGCCAGTGATTATCGCCGCCCCGGTGGGTGTAGTCAGTTCGGCCTCCACATCACCGGCATATACTCGAACTCCCTTCACCAACTCAGCAGTGACAGGTGCTGGGACAGGCAGCCATCCGTGACTACATTGCACCATTCCCCTGCCCAAATTCAACGGTGAGCAGCTCACCCCCCCGATATCCATGATCTTCATCCCTACCAGACTGCCAATAACATCGATGATGGTATCAGTTGCACCTACTTCATACAGGTGGCCCGTATCCACATCACGGCCATGTACCTTAGCCTCTGCTGCCGCCAATCTGGCAAAGACCTGCTTGCCTGCTTTCTTAACCTCTTCATCTATGGAACTCCGCTCAATGATATTAAAGAGATCATCAAGTGTCCTTGGCTGGTCATCACCCTGAGTAACTACATCCACATACGTAGCCGTGATTCCTCGTTTATTCACCCTTGCAGCATCTATATGGTATCCCCCCAGAGGTAAGCAGCTCAGCCTCGCTCTCAACTCCTCGATATCCAGCCCCAGGTCTATTAATGCGCCCAGGATCATATTCCCGCTGATACCCGAAAAACAGTCAAAGTAGGCTGCTTTCATCGCCCTTTCTTCCTCCGCCAATTGATAATACTGGCCATATATCCTGCCCCAAACCCGTTGTCAATATTGACCACAGCCACCCCGGGAGCACAGGTATTTAGCATACCCAGAAGCGCAGCCAGGCCCTGGAAGCTTGCTCCATACCCAACACTGGTAGGGACAGCAATGACTGGCTTATCCACCATACCTGAAACAATACTGGCCAGTGCCCCTTCCATGCCTGCTACAGCAATAATCACATTGGCCTTAAGAAGCTCCCTCTTGTGATCCAGTAGACGATGCAAGCCTGCCACCCCCACATCATAGAGCCGCTCAACGCGATTGCCCATAGCCTCAGCAGTGAAAGCTGCCTCCTCCGCCACCGGTATATCTGCTGTGCCCGCAGTGACTACTAAAATAAACTCCCCCCTTGAAGTGGCAACTTGCCCTCCTATTACAATCAAATTCGCCAACTGGTAATAGCAGGCTTCAGGCGCCAATTTTCGAACCGCCGCAAATATCTCAGGGTCAGCCTTGGTTGCCAGAATAGTACCTGTCACCGGCAAGAGGTGTTCTATAATCCCTGCCACCTGTTCCACAGTCTTCCCCAGGCAGAGGACTACCTCCGGAAAGCCTTTTCTGAGGGAACGATGGTGATCAAGTTTGGCAAAACCGATATCCTCGTAGGGCAAGAACCTGAGTTGATCCAGCGCCTCTTCTACGCCCAAGCTGCCAGACTTCACCTTTTTCAGTAACCGTCGTACCTGCTCAGCATTCATAGAGATAATCCTTCATTCATACTGCCGCTATGGTATCCAGCCAGGTCAAGGGTAATATAAACATAACCCAACTCACAGAAACGGTTCAGAATGCGCTGCCGGTTGAGTTCATTAAGCAAGACGCCCATATCCTGAGGTTCCACCTCGATCCTCGCAGTTTTGCCATAATGGCGAACACGTACCTGGCCGATACCCAGACTATGAAGGAAGGTCTCTGCCTCATCTATCATCGCCAAACCTTCCTTAGTAATAGAAGTGCCGTAGGGAAACCGCGAGGCCAGACAGGCAAGGGATGGCTTACTCCAATTAGGCAACCCTATCTCCCTTGACAGGAATCTTATCTCCTCCTTGGTGATCTGGGCTTCCTGAAGCGGATGCCGGACCCCTAACCCGGCAGCAGCGCGTGCACCAGGACGATGGTCACTCAGGTCATCATAGTTTGAACCGTCAACTACATTCTTCATCCCCTGCGCTGTGGCCAACTTCTTAAGCTCACCAAAAAGCTCCAGCTTGCAATAGTAGCACCGGTCAGGGGTATTGGTCACAAAGACAGGGCTCTCCAGCTCTTTGGTTTCAATAACAAGGTGCTTCACTGAAAGAGATTCAGCTATCTCCATCGCCTTGACCAGTTCCTGCGAAGGATGGATCGGGGAACTCGCTGTCACAGCCAGCACTTTCTCTCCCAGGACATCCTGACACAACTTGAGGAGAAGGGTGCTATCCACCCCACCTGAATATGCCACCACAACGCTTTCTAACTGCGACAACATCTCCTTCAAGTGACATAACTTTTCTTCAGTGGAAATCATAGTGGCGAGTTCCATTCTCATTGCTTTGCAGGATTATCTCGGATATGTGTACAGGGGATCGACTCTCTCCGAGATTATAAGTCAAAGCAGAGGGGTACACAAAAAGCGGCTTCGCGGGCACCGTACCCACAATAATAGACGAATCAGACCGGGTCAGGAGATGATTCTATGTCACAGACATAGGACAGGAAATATCAGATTCAAATCGGTGGTGAGATAAGCTCGCTTACAACAACAGCCTTGAATAGAAGGTGTCTAAATATCCAGATTCCTTACATTCTTGGCATGAGCTTGGATAAAGGCTTTGCGGGGAGGCACTTCTTCTCCCATCAGCATATGGAAGACCTCGTCTGCCTTAGCAGCATCCTCTACCTTGACCTGGAGCATTGTCCTGGTGCTGGGATTCATGGTAGTCTGCCACAGCTGCTCCGGGCTCATCTCTCCTAACCCCTTGTAGCGCTGTATATCCGTCTTCTTGTTCTTCAGCTTCTGAAGCAGATCATCCTTTTCCTTATCCGAATAGAGCCAGAATTGTTCCTTCCCAGCCTGAAGCCGATATAGTGGCGGCTGTGCAATGAACAAATGTCCCCTGCCAATCATATCCCCCATGTTTCGGAAGAAGAAGGTAAGCAAGAGGGTGCGTATATGTGAACCGTCTACATCAGCATCAGTCATGATGATTATCCGGTGGTACCTCAGCTTCGATAGATCAAGTTGGTCAGCTATCCCGGTGCCCAGGCTGGTGATCAAGGCACGTATCTCTTCATGTGCCAACATCTTGTCAAAGGAGGCCTTCTCTACATTCAGTATCTTGCCCTTGAGCGGCAGTATTGCCTGAAAGCGGCGGTCCCTCCCCTGTTTTGCTGAGCCACCGGCAGAATCCCCTTCCACCAGGAAGAGCTCACACTGAGATGCATCCCTCTCGGAACACTCAGCCAGCTTCCCGGGGAGGGTAAAACCATCAAATAGTCCTTTGCGGAGAACCAGATCCTTTGCGCGACGGGCAGCTTCTCTGGCTTTTGCCGCAGTAAAGCATTTCTCGATGATGGCCTTTGCTTCATTGGGATGCTGTTCAAGAAAGAAGGATAACTGTTCAGCAACTACCGATTCCACCTGGCTTCTTGTTTCAGGATTGCCCAGCTTACCCTTGGTCTGCCCCTCAAACTGAGGCTCGTTGAGTCTTACGCTAATAACAGCCGTCAACCCACCCCTGACATCTTCACCCTGCAGGCTGAACTCGTTATTCTTGTCAGACTTTATTTTGTGCAGGTAGTCATTGAGCACGCGAGTCAAAGCTGAGCGAAAACCGGTGAGATGGCTACCTCCATCAATAGTATTGGCGCAATTGGCAAAGGAGAGTATCAACTCGTTATAGCCATCGTTGTATTGCATGGCTACTTCCACCGAAGTACCTTCGATTTCCTTGCGTATATCAATAACACCAGGGTGAACCACTACTCTGTTCCTATTCAGATAACGAACAAGGCTGGCAATACCACCCTCAAAGAAGAACGCCGCCTCCTGACCTGTCACTTCATCCCGGAGACCTATCTCCACGTCGGGCTGCAGGTAGGCCAGCTCGCGCATACGCTGGGCGAGGAAGTCAAAATCATAATCCAGGCTGCTAAAGATCTGTTTGTCAGGGATAAAGGTAACAGTGCATCCACTGCCATCTGCCTCGCCATCAGGCCTCACTTTACCCTGGGGAATTCCACAAAGATATTCCTGGCAATAGCGCACACCACCGCGCTTGCTTTCAACCTTCATCCAAGAGGAAAGTGCATTCACCACCGATGCCCCTACCCCGTGCAGCCCGCTGGAGACCCTGTAGGTTTTTCCACCGAATTTTGCTCCGGCGTGGAGTATGGTCATGACGGTCTCCAGTGCAGAGGTGCCAGTGTCGGGGTGAATTTCCACCGGGATGCCCCGCCCGTTATCCTCCACCCTGACCTGCCCGCCCTCACAGAGCGTGACCTCCACCCGGTTACAGTAGCCCGCTATTGCCTCATCAATGCTGTTGTAGACGATCTCAAAAACCAGATGATGAAGCCCCCGCTGATCTGTGCTTCCAATGTACATCCCGGGGCGACGGCGAACCGCCTCCAACCCCTTCAGGACTTGAATGTCCTCAGCGGTGTAGTTGTTGTCGCCATTAAGAGGACGGGATTCTTGCATCCGTGCCTATATTATATCATGTCTCTTCATCTATTAGCTAGGGGTAAAAAGACACGATTTTTCTAGATTTTCCGCCCAATCTCA contains:
- a CDS encoding peptidase MA family metallohydrolase is translated as MNKRAITTIVILLVLASLVLTACRQASPEAINLNGFNVILSKPNVEFPDSITFDIDVAAKADISRITFQYQVQKLSVFPVTSVAFPPFTSTSRVKTSWKWDMTQTGGLPPGTDLTYWWAIEDAEGNTAQTPVSTLSFDDQRHSWQSSSENGITLLWYQGNDSFVQQLMTAAKGALDRLAEDTGARPEDKVSIYIYASTQDLQDAMLYPNEWTGGVAYSEYHTIAIGISPDNLDWGKGAMAHELAHLVVHQVTFSGYGIELPTWLDEGLAMYAEGSLVSDMASVLKSAITQNKLISARSLCSPFPAEADAAILAYAESYSLVKYLLEQHGGQAKMLELLNAFKQGSGYNESLDRVYGLDIDKLNDLWSTYIRLHPVVT
- the larB gene encoding nickel pincer cofactor biosynthesis protein LarB yields the protein MNAEQVRRLLKKVKSGSLGVEEALDQLRFLPYEDIGFAKLDHHRSLRKGFPEVVLCLGKTVEQVAGIIEHLLPVTGTILATKADPEIFAAVRKLAPEACYYQLANLIVIGGQVATSRGEFILVVTAGTADIPVAEEAAFTAEAMGNRVERLYDVGVAGLHRLLDHKRELLKANVIIAVAGMEGALASIVSGMVDKPVIAVPTSVGYGASFQGLAALLGMLNTCAPGVAVVNIDNGFGAGYMASIINWRRKKGR
- the larC gene encoding nickel pincer cofactor biosynthesis protein LarC, giving the protein MKAAYFDCFSGISGNMILGALIDLGLDIEELRARLSCLPLGGYHIDAARVNKRGITATYVDVVTQGDDQPRTLDDLFNIIERSSIDEEVKKAGKQVFARLAAAEAKVHGRDVDTGHLYEVGATDTIIDVIGSLVGMKIMDIGGVSCSPLNLGRGMVQCSHGWLPVPAPVTAELVKGVRVYAGDVEAELTTPTGAAIITGIATDFGAMPALRVEGVGYGAGKMDLDVPNVLRIFVGQTTEQVEDYMVELVTVLETNIDDMNPQFYDHIMERLMQTGALDVFLTPVQMKKNRPGTMLSVVAAGGGVEKQLEVIFAESTTLGVRVSETRRLSLPRYSRLIKTRYGEIRVKVAHRGDAAISMVPEYEDCMKAAKMHNVPISQVYAEVQEAWKGLSTSEE
- a CDS encoding peptide ABC transporter substrate-binding protein, whose translation is MHKSTRRSILLILIAFLCLSSGCVSLTQIQSQPVSIPQTDTLTLYDASPLTLDPAISQDTGSHTYIMQIFSGLVSLDQDMKVVPDIAERWETETTANGTTYTFYLRQDVKFHDGREVTAADFKYSWERACRPGTGSPTAITYLNDIVGVKEMLAGTADKIEGVQVVDDYTLRVTIDQPKAYFLAKLTYPVAFVVDKANVESGQEWWRKPNGTGPFKLEGWTQGELLLLERNDLYYRDKARVGHVAFLLSGSSMQMYENGEIDVTGVYLSDLERVMDEANTLHEELTVFPELSLTYIGFDTTKPPFDNPKVRQAFCSAVDKARVVSQVLKDSVSPAYGILPPGMPGYDEHFEGLSYDLEKAKSLLVEAGYGNGTDLPVIIFNVPGEGGYVSTSLTAILYEWEQNLGVEIQIRQLESNAYYYRLDEEKDEAFFFGWVADYADPQNFLEILFRTGTANNMGQYSNPGVDSLLEQAAIEQDSNKRLDLYKQAEEKMVSDAACLPLWFGKNYVLVKPYVTGYSLSPLGIPLLVNVSVDK
- a CDS encoding DUF362 domain-containing protein, with amino-acid sequence MSEVFFFDYARGKSILSGMKDLCRESGVIEHIPGGSSVAIKLHMGELGNVSYIRPIFVRKVVDLVKKKGGKPFVTDTVALYPGGRDNKRKYLSTAASNGYVEESVGAPIVIADSDGYDGIPASVGDAIEGCELREVKIAAKIYDADFLLVLSHAKGHMITGFGAAVKNLGMGCVTKEAKKDQHRVNPVLFDESKCGGCEACIAVCPSEALNMHEGKPRRDPGKCIYCSTCLFGCDSGAFFWERTNKERFQVYLAHAASAVMRRFRGRIGFLNFIQDVTPCCDCAVPAGKALISDIGILASLDPISIDKASLDLIDEVPLSHTLMSLRPPDKMGRLHNVDSLVQLRVAERLGLGSMGYRLIDTAK
- the gyrB gene encoding DNA topoisomerase (ATP-hydrolyzing) subunit B → MQESRPLNGDNNYTAEDIQVLKGLEAVRRRPGMYIGSTDQRGLHHLVFEIVYNSIDEAIAGYCNRVEVTLCEGGQVRVEDNGRGIPVEIHPDTGTSALETVMTILHAGAKFGGKTYRVSSGLHGVGASVVNALSSWMKVESKRGGVRYCQEYLCGIPQGKVRPDGEADGSGCTVTFIPDKQIFSSLDYDFDFLAQRMRELAYLQPDVEIGLRDEVTGQEAAFFFEGGIASLVRYLNRNRVVVHPGVIDIRKEIEGTSVEVAMQYNDGYNELILSFANCANTIDGGSHLTGFRSALTRVLNDYLHKIKSDKNNEFSLQGEDVRGGLTAVISVRLNEPQFEGQTKGKLGNPETRSQVESVVAEQLSFFLEQHPNEAKAIIEKCFTAAKAREAARRAKDLVLRKGLFDGFTLPGKLAECSERDASQCELFLVEGDSAGGSAKQGRDRRFQAILPLKGKILNVEKASFDKMLAHEEIRALITSLGTGIADQLDLSKLRYHRIIIMTDADVDGSHIRTLLLTFFFRNMGDMIGRGHLFIAQPPLYRLQAGKEQFWLYSDKEKDDLLQKLKNKKTDIQRYKGLGEMSPEQLWQTTMNPSTRTMLQVKVEDAAKADEVFHMLMGEEVPPRKAFIQAHAKNVRNLDI
- the larE gene encoding ATP-dependent sacrificial sulfur transferase LarE, which gives rise to MELATMISTEEKLCHLKEMLSQLESVVVAYSGGVDSTLLLKLCQDVLGEKVLAVTASSPIHPSQELVKAMEIAESLSVKHLVIETKELESPVFVTNTPDRCYYCKLELFGELKKLATAQGMKNVVDGSNYDDLSDHRPGARAAAGLGVRHPLQEAQITKEEIRFLSREIGLPNWSKPSLACLASRFPYGTSITKEGLAMIDEAETFLHSLGIGQVRVRHYGKTARIEVEPQDMGVLLNELNRQRILNRFCELGYVYITLDLAGYHSGSMNEGLSL
- a CDS encoding IS630 family transposase gives rise to the protein MSKRAVAILLTARERNLLERRLKARTATQREVMRARVVLLASAGKENKAIAEEVGLSSHSVALWRNRFALERMAGLRNRAKKRTPIKYTAEDRRRVVEIACTGVPEGETHWSIRTLAKATGVGRETVRAILREAYLRPHRLGTFTRSNDPEFRVKLMDVIGLYAAPPENAVVLCVDEKTQVQALDRTQPALLRRPDQIARRTHPSSGKDKRNGTTQLFAALEVAAAQVQARCQDRHRSEDFLRFLNGVVKHYRQETIHVVLHNVSSHKSKKVQLWMESHHQVFFHFVPTYSSWLNLVELFFSLVQTKVVARGIFPSKSDLVARLLAFVEKFNREGKRFQWTKSPDEMLLSLERLS